The following are encoded in a window of Chloroflexia bacterium SDU3-3 genomic DNA:
- a CDS encoding zinc-ribbon domain-containing protein, with protein sequence MGFLDNLSKSVSQGIDRAKFEAEKLARIARIQGELAEQRRQIDAKRMDLGDRAYDLYRAGQIQSATIAELAQGIDALRSSLTLKEDELKSAQNEGYVEPVPQPSSAAQDVPISVVPPTMSGTPYPSANEQGSASYGKKPCPSCGFMLPPTAMFCPSCGSRVGGS encoded by the coding sequence GTGGGATTTCTAGATAATCTGAGCAAATCTGTTTCACAGGGCATCGACCGCGCTAAGTTCGAGGCCGAGAAGCTTGCCCGCATCGCGCGCATCCAGGGCGAGCTGGCCGAGCAGCGTCGGCAGATCGATGCCAAGCGTATGGATCTGGGCGATCGCGCCTATGATCTGTACCGCGCGGGCCAGATCCAGTCGGCCACTATCGCCGAGCTGGCCCAGGGGATCGATGCCCTGCGCTCGTCGCTGACGCTGAAAGAGGATGAGCTGAAGTCGGCGCAGAACGAGGGCTATGTGGAGCCGGTGCCGCAGCCCAGCAGCGCGGCGCAGGATGTGCCGATCAGCGTGGTGCCGCCGACCATGTCGGGCACACCCTACCCCTCGGCCAACGAACAGGGCAGCGCTTCGTATGGGAAGAAGCCCTGCCCCTCGTGTGGGTTTATGCTGCCGCCGACGGCCATGTTCTGCCCCAGCTGCGGCTCGCGCGTGGGCGGCAGCTAG
- a CDS encoding STAS domain-containing protein: MKVSQRLVSLIIMAAVCIGGLLTSLVNMSSQSTSIAVLPTLIGSLLCAALWYWHWRNGKYANYIFIFLVSIMLVIVLPDHFVYDEVASTIFLPAVLALILTGPIGVVATALGLIVALLIRAGFQGIYTTPVALIVYFLITGGMALARLITDQALSSVQESARAAELSRTQMAQQAQAIEEANDLLMTQLDQQSELLNLVTSLETPILRLADGVLLAPVVGHIDPGRADRLLQRMLATAHAERAQVVIIDIGGVSLLDSTAAGNLIRTIQSLQIIGCRVILSGIAAQVAMTLVHQGINLDAVTIVRSPQEALELVL; this comes from the coding sequence ATGAAAGTATCGCAACGGTTGGTCTCGCTAATCATTATGGCAGCCGTCTGTATTGGAGGGCTTCTCACGTCGCTCGTGAATATGTCTAGCCAATCGACGAGCATTGCTGTGCTCCCTACCCTTATAGGATCACTGCTCTGTGCGGCACTGTGGTACTGGCACTGGCGCAATGGGAAGTATGCCAACTACATCTTTATTTTCCTCGTCAGCATCATGCTAGTCATTGTGCTCCCCGACCACTTTGTCTACGACGAGGTGGCATCCACAATTTTCCTGCCTGCCGTGCTGGCACTCATCCTTACCGGACCAATAGGGGTGGTGGCAACAGCGCTGGGGCTGATCGTTGCGCTGCTGATCCGTGCGGGGTTTCAGGGTATCTACACCACCCCTGTGGCACTGATCGTCTACTTTCTGATCACAGGGGGGATGGCGCTGGCGCGGCTGATCACCGATCAGGCGCTCAGCAGCGTCCAAGAGAGCGCGCGCGCGGCGGAGCTATCGCGCACGCAGATGGCGCAGCAGGCGCAGGCGATCGAGGAGGCCAACGACCTGCTCATGACCCAGCTTGACCAGCAGTCCGAGCTGCTCAATCTGGTGACCTCGCTCGAGACGCCGATCCTCCGGCTGGCCGATGGGGTGCTGCTCGCCCCGGTGGTCGGACATATCGACCCAGGCCGGGCCGACCGGCTGCTCCAGCGCATGCTGGCAACCGCGCATGCCGAGCGTGCCCAGGTGGTGATCATCGACATCGGCGGGGTGTCGCTGCTCGACAGCACCGCCGCGGGCAATCTCATCCGCACCATCCAGTCGCTGCAGATCATTGGCTGCAGGGTCATCCTGAGCGGCATCGCCGCCCAGGTTGCCATGACCCTTGTGCACCAGGGGATCAACCTCGACGCAGTGACGATCGTGCGCAGCCCACAGGAGGCGCTTGAGCTTGTGCTCTAG
- the fabF gene encoding beta-ketoacyl-ACP synthase II: MKTQQTHRVVITGMGAITPLGNSVAAMWDGLAAGRSGVGYATGYDTDQIPYVIAAEVKGFDPRDYMDAKAARRMARFAQFAVAAAGEALRDSGLNLDAIDRTRVAVNIGTSLGGTANVEAQTLQFEAKGRKRIDTLYLPTFIYNMASCQVAIQHGLHGPTTTPVLACATGTYAIGEAARAVHRGDALAAVCGGTDAGVTALNTMGFGVIGAIAPAGDDPAAAVRPFDARRHGTAGGEACGILVLEQLEHALARGARIYAELAGFGATEDAFHITAPAPTGQYAALAITRALEDAELAPADVDHISAHGTGTPLNDAAETQAIKLALGEHAYRVSVSGIKSMLGHTAGAAGALAVIGCAKTIETDLVPPTINYQQPDPACDLDYVPNVARSQRVNVALANAFGFGGQNAVICVRRYQA, from the coding sequence ATGAAAACACAGCAGACTCACCGCGTGGTGATCACGGGCATGGGCGCGATCACGCCACTGGGCAATAGCGTGGCCGCCATGTGGGATGGCCTGGCCGCCGGGCGATCCGGCGTGGGCTACGCCACCGGCTACGACACCGACCAGATCCCCTATGTCATCGCCGCCGAGGTCAAGGGCTTCGACCCGCGCGACTATATGGATGCCAAGGCCGCGCGGCGCATGGCGCGCTTCGCCCAGTTCGCCGTTGCGGCGGCGGGCGAGGCCCTGCGCGACAGCGGGCTGAACCTGGATGCTATCGACCGCACGCGCGTGGCCGTGAACATCGGCACCTCGCTGGGCGGCACCGCCAATGTGGAGGCCCAGACGCTCCAGTTCGAGGCCAAGGGCCGCAAGCGCATCGACACGCTCTACCTGCCCACCTTTATCTACAACATGGCCTCGTGCCAGGTGGCCATCCAGCACGGGCTGCACGGCCCCACCACCACGCCAGTGCTGGCCTGCGCCACCGGCACCTACGCCATCGGCGAGGCCGCCCGCGCCGTGCACCGAGGCGACGCGCTGGCCGCTGTGTGCGGCGGCACCGACGCGGGCGTGACCGCGCTCAACACCATGGGCTTCGGCGTGATCGGCGCGATCGCCCCGGCGGGCGATGACCCCGCCGCCGCCGTGCGCCCTTTCGACGCCCGCCGCCACGGCACCGCAGGCGGCGAGGCCTGCGGCATCCTAGTGCTGGAGCAGCTAGAGCACGCCCTGGCCCGCGGCGCGCGCATCTACGCCGAGCTGGCGGGCTTCGGGGCCACCGAGGATGCCTTCCACATCACCGCCCCCGCACCCACCGGCCAGTACGCCGCCCTGGCCATCACCCGCGCCCTGGAGGACGCCGAGCTGGCCCCCGCCGATGTCGACCACATCAGCGCCCACGGCACCGGCACCCCGCTCAACGACGCCGCCGAAACCCAAGCGATCAAGCTGGCCCTGGGCGAGCACGCCTACCGCGTCAGCGTCAGCGGCATCAAATCTATGCTGGGCCACACCGCCGGAGCCGCCGGGGCGCTGGCCGTGATCGGCTGCGCCAAGACCATCGAGACCGATCTGGTGCCACCCACCATCAACTACCAGCAACCCGACCCCGCCTGCGACCTCGACTATGTGCCCAACGTGGCCCGCAGCCAGCGCGTGAACGTGGCGCTGGCCAACGCCTTTGGCTTCGGCGGCCAGAACGCCGTGATCTGCGTGCGCCGCTACCAGGCCTAG
- a CDS encoding protein kinase, with protein MARIQPLEDDISAEPVEHILCPICHRQNIPRARFCQHCGRDILLNNDGMAQGTVYRITRIIKQGGQGAVYEVVGEDGLRYAVKEMIERSLDPKELDEALARFELEANLLQRLSHPRIPKVYAHFKDEGRSYLAMDFVRGQDLEDVLRQGAMPEERVLVLADQICDVLGYLHQNGLIYRDMKPSNVMLEDTGAIKLVDFGIAKVFQKSDRATQIGTPGYAPPEQYQGIATVESDIYALGATLHHMLTGRDPRDEAPFSFPAITALAPMVSRRTADAIARALQMRPEDRFHSVAELRAELRPMAPAQQVRRQPAQQPVAMAARTQQAQVAQAQPAQPQPSVPPAPARPKPAPLPQAAQPIQPTQPAQPAQPVRRRGGFLAAIGRFFRNLIATAVLLLALTVAGWFFAPSYVQPVLSPYLPAAITKLLPSPTPLQQRLQKVSLEVTATVPATASADQVRQALLAAFAEQVKATYGDEAKISSNVTPAFIGDPVEQGSTSAGTTFGVTISGYILLPAQ; from the coding sequence ATGGCGCGCATCCAGCCACTCGAAGATGATATCAGCGCCGAACCTGTCGAGCATATTCTCTGCCCGATCTGTCATCGGCAAAATATACCGCGCGCGCGCTTTTGCCAGCACTGCGGGCGCGACATTCTTCTGAATAACGACGGCATGGCCCAGGGGACGGTCTACCGCATCACCCGGATCATTAAGCAGGGCGGCCAGGGCGCGGTCTACGAGGTTGTAGGCGAGGATGGCCTTCGCTACGCAGTGAAGGAGATGATCGAGCGCTCGCTCGACCCCAAGGAGCTGGACGAGGCGCTGGCCCGCTTCGAGCTAGAGGCCAACTTGCTTCAGCGCCTGTCGCACCCTCGCATCCCCAAGGTGTACGCCCACTTTAAAGACGAAGGCCGCAGCTACCTGGCCATGGATTTTGTGCGCGGCCAAGATCTTGAGGATGTGCTGCGCCAAGGCGCTATGCCCGAGGAGCGCGTGCTGGTGCTGGCCGATCAGATCTGCGATGTGCTGGGCTACCTGCACCAGAACGGGCTGATCTACCGCGATATGAAGCCATCGAACGTGATGCTGGAGGATACGGGGGCGATCAAGCTGGTCGATTTTGGTATCGCCAAGGTCTTCCAGAAATCCGACCGCGCCACCCAGATCGGCACGCCTGGCTACGCCCCGCCCGAGCAGTACCAGGGCATCGCCACCGTCGAGTCCGATATCTACGCGCTGGGCGCTACGCTTCACCACATGCTCACGGGCCGCGACCCGCGCGACGAGGCGCCGTTCTCGTTCCCTGCCATCACGGCGCTTGCGCCCATGGTCTCGCGGCGCACCGCCGATGCGATCGCGCGGGCGCTGCAGATGCGCCCCGAGGATCGCTTTCACTCGGTGGCCGAGCTGCGGGCCGAGCTGCGGCCCATGGCTCCAGCGCAGCAGGTGCGCCGCCAGCCCGCCCAGCAGCCTGTGGCCATGGCGGCGCGCACCCAGCAGGCCCAGGTGGCGCAGGCCCAACCCGCTCAGCCCCAGCCCAGCGTGCCGCCAGCGCCAGCCCGCCCCAAGCCCGCGCCGCTGCCGCAGGCGGCGCAGCCGATTCAGCCTACCCAGCCCGCCCAGCCCGCCCAGCCTGTACGCCGCCGAGGCGGCTTCTTGGCCGCGATCGGGCGCTTTTTCCGCAATCTGATCGCCACGGCGGTGCTGCTGCTGGCGCTGACTGTAGCCGGGTGGTTTTTCGCCCCCAGCTATGTGCAGCCGGTGCTTAGCCCCTACCTGCCTGCGGCGATCACCAAACTGCTGCCCTCGCCTACCCCGCTTCAGCAGCGGCTGCAGAAGGTGTCGCTAGAGGTGACGGCCACCGTGCCCGCTACCGCCAGCGCCGATCAGGTGCGCCAGGCGCTGCTGGCTGCCTTCGCCGAGCAGGTGAAGGCAACCTACGGCGACGAGGCGAAGATTAGCTCGAATGTGACGCCAGCCTTCATCGGCGATCCGGTGGAGCAGGGCAGCACCAGCGCAGGCACGACTTTTGGAGTGACGATCAGTGGGTATATTTTGCTGCCAGCCCAGTAG
- a CDS encoding STAS domain-containing protein, with translation MSLTQRQISLVLLALTTVGITLACLGLLLTNPHDQLLVPLAIFAAGCGGVLYAYLRGWPYACHVLVAGYTIAMGLGLDHVFVTQYAPLVLILPPLIALITTRWQWALGSGIVQYLILVVRAGGTGVYAQPLTIAIYAIILGGLILSRLATDSAQRLADANARAEELASRAEQHSRELEKQAAILTSQNAHQQELLNRIAELELPLVPLTDQVLLAPIVGYLDEQRADKLMKFLLGEASRRRVQHVVLDVSGIAAIDEQVARSLLDTAQALRLLGCRVMISGISAPIAMTLTEINVDLHRIIDVGDIQDLLRNYSGMAVHYAGM, from the coding sequence ATGAGTCTCACGCAGCGCCAGATTTCGCTTGTTCTTCTCGCGCTCACCACCGTCGGAATCACCCTTGCATGTCTTGGTCTACTGCTGACAAATCCCCACGACCAGCTGCTCGTCCCGCTGGCGATCTTCGCCGCTGGCTGCGGCGGCGTGCTCTACGCCTATCTGCGCGGCTGGCCCTACGCGTGCCACGTGCTTGTCGCAGGCTACACCATCGCTATGGGCCTCGGGCTTGACCACGTGTTTGTCACCCAATATGCGCCGCTCGTTCTCATCCTGCCCCCGCTGATCGCCCTCATCACCACCAGATGGCAGTGGGCACTGGGCAGCGGCATTGTGCAGTACCTTATCCTAGTCGTGCGCGCCGGTGGCACGGGCGTCTACGCCCAGCCGCTCACCATCGCGATCTACGCGATCATCCTTGGCGGACTGATCCTCAGCAGGCTGGCCACCGACTCGGCCCAGCGCCTGGCCGACGCCAACGCCCGCGCCGAAGAGCTTGCCAGCCGCGCCGAGCAGCACAGCCGCGAGCTAGAGAAGCAGGCCGCCATCCTCACTTCCCAAAATGCCCACCAGCAGGAGCTGCTCAATCGCATCGCCGAGCTGGAGCTGCCGCTGGTGCCGCTCACCGATCAGGTGCTGCTGGCCCCGATCGTGGGCTACCTCGACGAGCAGCGGGCCGACAAGCTGATGAAGTTCTTGCTGGGCGAGGCCAGCCGCCGCCGCGTGCAGCATGTGGTGCTCGATGTCTCGGGCATCGCCGCGATCGACGAGCAGGTGGCTCGATCGCTGCTCGACACCGCCCAGGCGCTGCGCCTGCTGGGCTGCCGCGTGATGATCAGCGGCATCAGCGCCCCCATCGCTATGACCCTCACCGAGATCAATGTTGACCTCCACCGCATTATCGACGTGGGAGATATCCAAGACTTATTGCGAAACTATAGCGGTATGGCTGTTCATTACGCGGGTATGTAG